A stretch of the Lactuca sativa cultivar Salinas chromosome 9, Lsat_Salinas_v11, whole genome shotgun sequence genome encodes the following:
- the LOC111881229 gene encoding photosystem I reaction center subunit IV A, chloroplastic, which yields MSSCSMASAATGFVVAPNVTSNTTMAKCTMVKFSSNSKNTKSSRLVVVKAAEEAASAAPPAATTEAAPKPPPIGPKRGAKVRILRKESYWFKGVGSVVTVDQDPKSRYPVVVRFNKVNYANVSTNNYALDEITEV from the exons ATGTCAAGCTGCAGCATGGCATCTGCTGCTACTGGATTCGTGGTGGCACCAAATGTAACCTCCAACACAACCATGGCCAAGTGCACCATGGTTAAGTTTTCATCCAACTCCAAGAACACCAAGTCTTCCAGACTGGTGGTTGTAAAGGCTGCCGAGGAGGCGGCGTCGGCGGCACCACCGGCTGCCACCACTGAAGCTGCACCAAAGCCACCTCCGATTGGTCCCAAGAGAGGGGCCAAG GTGAGAATTCTCCGGAAGGAGTCCTACTGGTTTAAAGGTGTAGGCTCAGTTGTGACCGTTGATCAG GATCCAAAGAGTCGCTATCCAGTTGTTGTGAGGTTCAACAAAGTCAATTATGCAAATGTTTCCACAAACAACTATGCATTGGATGAGATCACGGAAGTTTAG